ctctGATACAATTGACAATGACATACTGCAGCTAatattttctcatcaatcaaactcaactgctcgagctgggttttgacccactcatcatcatcatcaattttagCTTCTACAATGATCCGAAAGGATGGAAtgtcaacttctgcaggtataaccgcctcagttccatataccagcaaataaggagttgcacctactgaagtgcgaacagtagtgcgataacccagtaaggcaaaaggcaacttttcatgtcaTTGCCTATAACCTTGCACCATcttacgaagtatcttctttatattcttgttagcAGCCTTAACAACTCCATTTGCCTCGGGGCGATATGGAGTGGAGTTCCGATGCATgatcttgaactgttggcatacctctttcatcaaataactgttgagattagcagcattgtccgtgatgatcaccttgggaATTATGAACCGACAAATGCTATTTGAATGAaaaaaatccaccactgccttcttagtcacggacttgaaagttacagcttcgacccacttggtaaagtaatcaatggccaccagaataaacctatgctcGTTTGACGCTGCCGGCTCAATtagtccaatgacatccatgccccaggcaacaaagggccaaggtgcagacattgtgtgtaacTCAGATGGGGGAGGATCaccatgtacctggcattgatgacacttgcgaacaaaactaatacaatctcgttccatggtgagccaataataacctgcttgaAGTATCTTTTTTGCCAACACATACCCAttcatatgcggcccgcaaactctAGAATGTACTTCGGCCATGATAGTTGAAGCTTCTTTAGCATCCATGCACCTCAACAGTCCCAAAtttggagtccttttgtacaagattcccccacttaagaaaaatccactagccagacgtcgaatggttctcttttggtcaccTGTGGCATGTAGTGGATATACCCCCGACctaatgtattccttgatatcgtggaaccaaggttctccatcgatttcctcttccaccacattacaataagcatgttgatcacgaacttgGATATGCACGAGGTCGACATAAGCCttgtccggatgatgtaacattgacgccagagtaacTAAGGCATCAacaatctcattatgaatcctAGGAATATGTCTAAATTCAACCGACTtgaatcgttgacaaagatcatgcaggcattgtcggtacggtatgagattcaaatctcgagtctcccattctccttgaatctggtgaacCAACAAATCTAAATCTCCCAGAACAAGTATTTCCTGGACTCCCATGTctatagctaacctcaaacccagaatgcatgctccgtactcagccatgttgttggtgcaataaaatcgaagttggGCTGTTACaaggtagtgatgccctatttcaaaGATAAGTACAACCCTTATTCCGACCCCTTtaatgttagcagctccatcaaagtagagtttccaacctggcttttcatTATGGTCAACCtcggaaaataagtcttcagtggctcatattcatcatccactgaattctcggccaagtggtcggccaaggcttgggctttcattgaggtccgagtcacatagatgatgtcaacctctgtaagtaaaatctgccactttgcaagtttTCCCGTAAGCATAGGCTTCTagaagatatactttagaggatccatgtGAGAAATggggtaagtagtgtaggatgacagataatgcttcaacttttgtgccacccaagtcagggcgcaacatgtcctctcaagcatagtatacttaacctcatagggagtgaacttcttactgagataatagattgcttgctccttctttcctgtgatgtcatgttgacccaatacacaaccgaaagaattatccaagactatcaaatagagaattaaaggtcttccaggctctggtgggaccaacacaagtGGATTCAACAGGTACATcttaatcttatcaaatgcttgttgacactcatcagtccacttgaccgcaacattctTCTTAAacagcttaaagatgggctcacaggttgtcgtgagttgagcaatgaaCATACTGATATAATTTAATCTTccaagcaaactcatcacctctgtTTTATTCTTTGGTGGCGGTagctcttgaatggctttgatcttcgatAGATCTAACTCAATGATGCGTCTACTAACCACAAATCCTAGAATCTTCCCCGACacgacaccaaatgcacatttcgctgGATTGAGCTTGAGGTTATAATTGCGGAGTCTTTAgaaaaacttcctcaagtccttaacatggtcagactgcttctttgactttatgatcacatcatcttcataaacctcaatctccctgtgtatcatgtcatgaaatatggtggtcatcgccctcatgtaagttgccctagAATTCTTCataccaaatggcattacccgataacaatatgtttcccatggcgtgatgaatactgtctttctgcatcttccttatctATCAAGATCTGGTGATATCTGGCATAATGTGAATCGATCAGAATGTGAATGTTCGGCAATGGAAAATCatcctttgggcttgctttgCTAAGATCACGATAATCAACAcagaccctggtcttaccatccttctttggtactggcacaagattgtctaaccaagtgggatattgagtgacccgaatgacctttgaagtaagctgctttgtgatttcttctttaatcttcacactcatatcaatcCTGAACTTTCGCAACTTTTGCTTGATatgagggaatgctggatcagtcggcaatttatgaactaccagaTCAGTGCTCAGGctcggcatatcgtcatatgaccatgcaaagacatctttgtactcaaataatgttttgattatttcttccttaACTTGCGGTTCTAAATGCACATTTATCTTGGTTTTTCTAACAtcatcttggtcccctaaattgattgtgTCAGTCTCACTCAAATTAgactttggtttttcttcaaattgttttagctctttactgatttcctcaaatgctgcttcttcatcatattctacttcttggattattattttagaattagattggcttttaagatttGGCTAAAAAttcttcatgcatgtcatgtcactgcaaccagtataaaaagaactgtacaaaagaaaaaaaacaaaataaaatactatTAAGAATAACGGAAaacgggaaattgcatttcattgaaaataaacgGATAGAATGGCttgaacatcaaaacaagcaaaaactaaaaatctggattacaaccctgcaataacccagataatagaaagaaaaacaaagcaaactaccaaaactccttcctggtggggagaggagtagcttcccaattgctaagcttcacgtttgggccaacgagctgcacatctgctttactagagccttcaccaacttctaccatattgacctcTTCGAATAGACTTTGGAACCTCTTGATCAGCTCTTCATCAACATCGACCACAGGTTTTGGGATTGAGGAGGTTGGAGGTTTTTTGGCCCCTGCCTTGATAAAAGACTTAGAGATGTGTGGGACGGGCTTGGGGAGCGACCATACCTtctgtttcagatttttaacccttttcacgTCCTTCTCAGTGGGTGTGAATCCCAAACAAAATGTACCAGGATTCCCACTAGGGCGCACTGGATGCACAATACCCTGCAGAGATGAGCCCAGACCCTTGCCCgacacaaaaccattcttcaacatttcattcgcAACCATGACGGATGCGGAGGATAGCTTAGGACCcggaatgcattttccttcaggaattttctcaaCAAACACTATTTTGAAAGTCTGATAGACccaaggtcccttatcatcttcagcttTGATAAACGGAACAATTGTGTCATTACAAGCTGACAAGTCCTCAtcaccgtgcacaactatttcctgcctgtcccattcgaacttcaccatttgatgcagagaagATGGGACTACCTTAGCAGCATGTATCCAGGGCCTGCCCAATAACAGATTGTAGGAGACAACCACatctaacacttggaattccatggtaaactcaaTTGCCCCTATCGACAATTCGAGCATTATATCTCCAACAGAATCTTTACCTCCCCCATCAAAGCCTCGAACACATACACTATTCAAGTGGATTCTTTCGGTGCCAATCTTCAGTTTTTGCAGAGTAGACAGGGGGAAAATATTCGCACTAGAGCCATTGCCAACCAAAACCCTTGAGACAACAGAATCTCTGCACTTTACCGTGAGATAAAGAGCTCGGTTGTGTTTTGTACCCTCCATAGGAAGTTCATCATCTAAGAAAGTGATCTTgtttacttcaaagatcttgctagctatcttttccaagtgattcacaaagatcttatcaggaacatgtgcctcattcaaaatcttcatcaagaccctacgatgttcatctgaatgtatcagcaaagacaaaagagaaatctgagctggtgttttccttaactgctctacaatggaataatcctacactttcatctttttcaggaactcctcagcctttTCTTCGGTGACCGATTTCTTTACTGGCATTTGGCTATCCTTGAATGGCTTGGCTTTTCTTAATTCTTCTGGGTTGAAACATCTCCCAGAACGAGTCAATCCTCTAGTTTCATTAACTACTTCCTCTATTTcgtttcctttgtatgtcactatcACCTGTTTGTAATTCCACGGAATAACCTTGGCATCAAccactggtaactgggttactagTTTAATGATGATAGGGGTAATAGGATCCCCTTTCACAACT
The Nicotiana sylvestris chromosome 11, ASM39365v2, whole genome shotgun sequence DNA segment above includes these coding regions:
- the LOC138881728 gene encoding uncharacterized protein, which translates into the protein MAEYGACILGLRLAIDMGVQEILVLGDLDLLVHQIQGEWETRDLNLIPYRQCLHDLCQRFKSVEFRHIPRIHNEIVDALVTLASMLHHPDKAYVDLVHIQVRDQHAYCNVVEEEIDGEPWFHDIKEYIRSGVYPLHATGDQKRTIRRLASGFFLSGGILYKRTPNLGLLRCMDAKEASTIMAEVHSRVCGPHMNGYVLAKKILQAGYYWLTMERDCISFVRKCHQCQVHGDPPPSELHTMSAPWPFVAWGMDVIGLIEPAASNEHRFILVAIDYFTKWVEAVTFKSVTKKAVVDFFHSNSICRFIIPKVIITDNAANLNSYLMKEVCQQFKIMHRNSTPYRPEANGVVKAANKNIKKILRATPYLLVYGTEAVIPAEVDIPSFRIIVEAKIDDDDEWVKTQLEQLSLIDEKILAAVCHCQLYQRRMARAYN
- the LOC138881729 gene encoding uncharacterized protein, which produces MGAGGKDELLMAYFNQSLNGAALEWYTRQDASRWYTWDNMAQAFARHFQYNIDIVPDRLSLTKVEKKPSESFREYGFRWREQAARVNPPMEEDEVVKYFLQALEPTYYGHLISAIGKSFNNVVKMGEMVEEGLKSSKIMSYSAIKTTTQAIQSGTGSFLGKKKKEDVAMVVFGSWHGQRGSPHQAIQKLIDANQIVVQSPDAPNINQNPLPAHEETHMIEIVHKDGETKKSSKSIMMSRASESNLVKAPDSTKEKPLTVEGETEKPSPLNLKPPVLVVKGMSKDIGASPESSKVAVPGIPSKPVIVVKGDPITPIIIKLVTQLPVVDAKVIPWNYKQVIVTYKGNEIEEVVNETRGLTRSGRCFNPEELRKAKPFKDSQMPVKKSVTEEKAEEFLKKMKIASKIFEVNKITFLDDELPMEGTKHNRALYLTVKCRDSVVSRVLVGNGSSANIFPLSTLQKLKIGTERIHLNSVCVRGFDGGGKDSVGDIMLELSIGAIEFTMEFQVLDVVVSYNLLLGRPWIHAAKVVPSSLHQMVKFEWDRQEIVVHGDEDLSACNDTIVPFIKAEDDKGPWVYQTFKIVFVEKIPEGKCIPGPKLSSASVMVANEMLKNGFVSGKGLGSSLQGIVHPVRPSGNPGTFCLGFTPTEKDVKRVKNLKQKPNLKSQSNSKIIIQEVEYDEEAAFEEISKELKQFEEKPKSNLSETDTINLGDQDDVRKTKINVHLEPQVKEEIIKTLFEYKDVFAWSYDDMPSLSTDLVVHKLPTDPAFPHIKQKLRKFRIDMSVKIKEEITKQLTSKVIRVTQYPTWLDNLVPVPKKDGKTRVCVDYRDLSKASPKDDFPLPNIHILIDSHYARYHQILIDKEDAERQYSSRHGKHIVIG